Part of the Synechococcus sp. MU1617 genome, CTGCAACAGCGCCTCACTGACCCTCGCTTTGGCCACTGGCGCAGCTACTGGGCACAGGTGGAAGGAACCCCCAATACCGATCAACTGCAACAGCTTCGCGATGGGGTTGTGGTTCAGGGTCGCCGCACCTTGCCAGCGAAGGCGCAATGGCTTCAGGGTCAGGAGCAACCGCAGTTGCCCAACAGAACCCCTCCAATTCGTTACCGCGCTGCGATTCCCACAAGTTGGCTACAGCTGTCCCTCACCGAGGGACGCAACCGGCAAGTGCGCCGAATGACAGCGGCTGTTGGCCTGCCAACGTTGCGTTTGGTGCGCTGCTGCATCGACTTGATGGACAACGGTCCACCGCTGGACCTAGCGGGCCTTCAACCCGGTACTTGGCGTGCGGTGACTGCCGCCGAACAGGAACGGCTGAACCGCCTGATCAGAAGCAGCTCGAGCGCTGGGCCTCGGCGGGGAGGGCGCCGACGAGGGTGACCGCCCGGAATTCAATACCCTCAACCACACGCCAGGGCTGCTCGCTGCGATCGGCGTAGCGAACCTGCTCAAAGCCAAGAGCTTCGAATGCCTCCAGGAAGGCCTGCTCTTGCCAGGCGCCGCTGATGCAGCCGCTCCAGAGATCAGGGTCTTGCTGCAAACGCAGTG contains:
- a CDS encoding pseudouridine synthase, whose amino-acid sequence is MTTLLLNKPFGVLSQFTPEEGSRWRCLSDFVDVPEVYAAGRLDADSEGLLILTSNGRLQQRLTDPRFGHWRSYWAQVEGTPNTDQLQQLRDGVVVQGRRTLPAKAQWLQGQEQPQLPNRTPPIRYRAAIPTSWLQLSLTEGRNRQVRRMTAAVGLPTLRLVRCCIDLMDNGPPLDLAGLQPGTWRAVTAAEQERLNRLIRSSSSAGPRRGGRRRG